The DNA region tacacccctagtattcaTACTTGGAGCCAACATAAGACTTCATGTTCTTATCTTGTGTCCTTCAGATCGCCGTAAAGAACACCTCCCCCCCTCTGAGCTGCCGAAGGAGCAGGAGGAGCCAGAGCCCCCTCACATCGATGACGTGGTGAAACAGAAGGTGAGGACCGAAGCTGACGGAGACCAAATAGAAAACCTCCTACCTCCACTATCAGACTGTGACAACATGACGTCAGACTCTTCTGACGCCGATGAAGACTCCAAAGCTGAAGCGACGTGTCAACCTGACGACGCGCGCTTGACGTGCTCTCACTGTGGTGAAACCCTCCGAAGCCAGCTTCTCCTGGAGGAACACACGAAGCGTCACGTGGCCGACAAGTCCGTGCAGTGCACCGAGGAGGAGAACCTCTTCAAACAGGAGGTCCAGACGGAAGCTAATGGAGAGCAAATAGAAAACCTCCTACCTCCGCTGTCAGACTGTGACGGCATGTCGTCCAACATTTCAAGTTCCGACTCTGACGATGAAGACCCCGGAGCCGACGCCGAGGGCCCCGCTGACAACACGCCCCTGGTGTGCGCTCACTCCGGCAAAGCCTTCAAGAGCAAGAGTCTCCTGAACGAGCACATGAAGTGTCACAAGGCGGTCAAAACCGTCAAATGCACCGTCTGCGGGAAACGCTTGGGTCAGGGCCACTTTGCCCGACACCTCAGGCTGCACACGGGAGAGAAACCGTACGAATGCCCCGTCTGCGGCAAGAGGTTCGCGCGGGGGGACGGCATGAGTAAGCACATGAAGCAACACGCCAAAGGGAAGCCGTATCGCTGCGCGGTCTGCAGCGCCGAGTTTTCTAATCGCAGCGGGCTGATTCGCCACAAGCAGAAGCACAAGGACATGAAACTGTTCTTCTGCTCCGTGTGCAAGACGTCCTTTCCCGACCGCACCAGCTTGATCGAACACACCAGAAGGCACGTTCACGAGGGTCTTTAGGGACGACAAGTCCAGTACTTTTGAAGTCCGTGTCGTACACACAGTCCACATTTTGTTGTTTGAAGAACGTCAACTCTTGACTCATCCGAAAACGATACTCTgtttacatgtcgtgacttgaACATCAACCCAGTGTGAGTGATGTTGTTATTGCGAGGGctgacgcagacggactatttatagcagcgccgctTTCCACATCaactggtgagctgcttccttgCTCGTAGATCACAAAACcatacctctcacctggatagtagaaggctgaGGACGCATTCCgacaagtttgtacactttgacagccgatTTAGACCCAGGAAAAGGCAACGACGACACAATAAGACGCTCGGTTCCGCCCTccttttgcgaggattatgagtcattcctcATCCAAACGGGAGCATAACAAGATTCTGTATCCTAACCACAGCAGACCTCGTACAGTCAGCGATGTTTTACCGtagttttcggagtataagtcgctccggagtataagtcgcaccggccgaaaatgcataataaagaagggaaaaaacatctaaatcccatgaaatcttatacgtctagtctcttacgtgaaagagataaatagtattatttgatattttacgctaatgtgttcatcatttcacgcataagtcgctcctgagagtataagtcgcacccccggccaaactatgaaaaaaaactgccacttatagtccgaaaaatacggtatgagtgTTGTTATTGCGAGGGctgacgcagacggactatttataGCAGTGCCGCTTTCCACATCaactggtgagctgcttcctcgctcGTAGATCACaaaccatgcctctcacctggatagtagaaggctgaGGACGCATTCCGACAAGTTTGTACGCTTTGACAGCCGATTTAGACCCAGGAAAAGGCAACGACGACACAATAAGACGCTCGGTTCCGCCCTccttttgcgaggattatgagtcattcctcATCCAAACGGGAGTACAACAAGATTCTGTATCCTAACCACAGCAGACCTCGTACAGTCAGCGATGTTTTACCGTAGTTTTCGGAGTAtaggtcgctcctgagtataagtcgcaccggccgaaaatgcataataaagaagggaaaaaacatctaaatcccatgaaatcttatacgtctagtctcttacgtgaatgacatcaataatattatttggtattttacgctaatgtgttcataatttcacgcataaatcgctcctgagtataagtcgcacccccggccaaactatgaaaaaaactgcgacttatagtccgaaaaatacggtatgagtgATGTTGTTATTGCGAGGGctgacgcagacggactatttatagcagcgccgctTTCCACATCaactggtgagctgcttccttgCTCGTAGATCACAAAACcatacctctcacctggatagtagaaggctgaGGACGCATTCCgacaagtttgtacactttgacagccgatTTACACCCAGGAAAAGGCAACGACGACACAATAGGACGCTCGGTTCCGCCCTccttttgcgaggattatgagtcattcctcATCCAAACGGGAGTATAACAAGATTCTGTATCCTAACCACAGCAGACCTCGTACAGTCAGCGATGTTTTACCGtagttttcggagtataagtcgcaccggctgaaaatgcataataaagaagggaaaaaacatctaaatcccatgaaatcttatacgtctagtctcttacgtgaatgagataaatagtattatttgatattttacgctaatgtgttcataatttcacacataagtcgctcctgagtataagtcgcacccccgggcaaactatgaaaaaaaactgccacttatagtccgaaaaatacggtatgagtgTTGTTATTGCGAGGGctgacgcagacggactatttatagcagcgccgctTTCCACATCaactggtgagctgcttccttgCTCGTAGATCACaaaccatgcctctcacctggatagtcgaAGGCTGAGGACGCACTCCgacaagtttgtacactttgacagccgatTTAGACCCAGGAAAAGGCAACGACGACACAATAAGACGCTCGGTTCCGCCCTccttttgcgaggattatgagtcattcctcATCCAAACGGGAGTATAACAAGATTCTGTATCCTAACCACAGCAGACCTCGTACAGTCAGCGATGTTTTACCGTagttttctgagtataagtcgcaccggccgaaaatgcataataaagaagggaaaaaacatctaaatcccatgaaatcttatacgtctagtctcttacgtgaatgagatcaatagtattatttgatattttacgctaatgtgttcataatttcacacataagtcgctcctgagtataagtcgcacccccgggcaaactatgaaaaaaaactgccacttatagtccgaaaaatacggtatgagtgTTGTTATTGCGAGGGctgacgcagacggactatttatagcagcgccgctTTCCACATCaactggtgagctgcttccttgCTCGTAGATCACaaaccatgcctctcacctggatagtcgaAGGCTGAGGACGCACTCCgacaagtttgtacactttgacagccgatTTAGACCCAGGAAAAGGCAACGACGACACAATAAGACGCTCGGTTCCGCCCTccttttgcgaggattatgagtcattcctc from Entelurus aequoreus isolate RoL-2023_Sb linkage group LG02, RoL_Eaeq_v1.1, whole genome shotgun sequence includes:
- the LOC133630209 gene encoding gastrula zinc finger protein XlCGF8.2DB-like, which codes for MCQVRTLKVLLSQQLTAAVEEIFVVLERTIAEYVEELSRTKEENERQRQLLDAFAKKPQVVLHRTDRRKEHLPPSELPKEQEEPEPPHIDDVVKQKVRTEADGDQIENLLPPLSDCDNMTSDSSDADEDSKAEATCQPDDARLTCSHCGETLRSQLLLEEHTKRHVADKSVQCTEEENLFKQEVQTEANGEQIENLLPPLSDCDGMSSNISSSDSDDEDPGADAEGPADNTPLVCAHSGKAFKSKSLLNEHMKCHKAVKTVKCTVCGKRLGQGHFARHLRLHTGEKPYECPVCGKRFARGDGMSKHMKQHAKGKPYRCAVCSAEFSNRSGLIRHKQKHKDMKLFFCSVCKTSFPDRTSLIEHTRRHVHEGL